In Rutidosis leptorrhynchoides isolate AG116_Rl617_1_P2 chromosome 2, CSIRO_AGI_Rlap_v1, whole genome shotgun sequence, one genomic interval encodes:
- the LOC139892149 gene encoding uncharacterized protein isoform X1: protein MQQHLSLASSSSSSSLMLRRICSSVSAVQFSTAACVANKKKLVFLGSPSVSASVLDNLLDASSTPDSLFEVSAIVTQPASGRDRGRKVMPSPVAQHALDRGFPPHLIFTPVKATEQEAFLSDFSAIEPELCITAAYGNILPTKFLKIPSLGTVNIHPSLLPLYRGASPVQRALQDGVKESGVSLAFTVRALDAGPIIAFQKWDIDDHIKAPELLDLLFAKGSELLLQQLPSIFDGSARTKAREQDDSKATLAPKINQEESWLSFDQEATTLHNKVRAFAGWPGTRAKFLVIDEKSDKNTELELKVITSRVYEKGNDNKDDEVTFTKGSLIVLCGGHTALEILEVQLPGKKVVSAASFWNGLRGQKLKKLQL from the exons atgcaGCAGCACTTATCAttagcatcatcatcatcgtcgtcttCATTAATGCTCCGCCGCATTTGTTCTTCAGTTTCTGCCGTCCAATTTTCAACTGCTGCTTGTGTTGCTAACAAGAAAAAACTTGTATTCTTAGGCTCTCCATCG GTTTCTGCTTCTGTTCTCGACAATCTTCTAGATGCTTCTTCTACTCCTGATTCATTATTCGAG GTTTCAGCAATTGTTACACAACCAGCTTCAGGAAGAGATAGGGGACGAAAGGTGATGCCGTCACCTGTTGCGCAGCATGCTCTTGATAGAGGTTTCCCTCCTCATCTTATATTCACACCTGTTAAAGCCACCGAG CAGGAAGCATTTTTGTCTGACTTTAGTGCAATTGAGCCAGAACTTTGCATCACTGCAGCATATGGAAATATATTGCCCACCAAGTTTTTGAAGATTCCATCTTTAG GGACTGTCAATATACACCCAAGTTTGCTGCCTTTATACCGTGGAGCGTCTCCTGTTCAAAGAGCTTTGCAG GATGGAGTTAAAGAAAGTGGTGTATCATTGGCATTCACTGTCCGGGCATTGGATGCTGGACCCATTATTGCATTCCAAAAATGGGATATAGATGACCATATTAAG GCTCCAGAATTGCTTGATCTGCTATTTGCAAAAG GTTCTGAACTTTTGCTTCAACAACTTCCCTCTATATTTGATGGTTCGGCAAGGACAAAAGCTCGAGAACAAGATGACTCAAAAGCTACTTTGGCTCCCAAG ATAAATCAAGAGGAGTCTTGGTTATCATTTGACCAAGAAGCTACAACTCTACACAATAAG GTGCGGGCTTTTGCAGGTTGGCCTGGAACCCGAGCCAAATTTCTTGTAATTGATGAGAAGAGCGATAAAAACACTGAGCTTGAGCTCAAAGTTATAACTTCTAGAGTTTATGAAAAGGGTAATGATAACAAAGATGATGAAGTGACCTTCACGAAAGGGTCATTGATCGTACTATGTGGCGGTCACACGGCACTTGAG
- the LOC139892149 gene encoding uncharacterized protein isoform X2 translates to MQQHLSLASSSSSSSLMLRRICSSVSAVQFSTAACVANKKKLVFLGSPSVSASVLDNLLDASSTPDSLFEVSAIVTQPASGRDRGRKVMPSPVAQHALDRGFPPHLIFTPVKATEEAFLSDFSAIEPELCITAAYGNILPTKFLKIPSLGTVNIHPSLLPLYRGASPVQRALQDGVKESGVSLAFTVRALDAGPIIAFQKWDIDDHIKAPELLDLLFAKGSELLLQQLPSIFDGSARTKAREQDDSKATLAPKINQEESWLSFDQEATTLHNKVRAFAGWPGTRAKFLVIDEKSDKNTELELKVITSRVYEKGNDNKDDEVTFTKGSLIVLCGGHTALEILEVQLPGKKVVSAASFWNGLRGQKLKKLQL, encoded by the exons atgcaGCAGCACTTATCAttagcatcatcatcatcgtcgtcttCATTAATGCTCCGCCGCATTTGTTCTTCAGTTTCTGCCGTCCAATTTTCAACTGCTGCTTGTGTTGCTAACAAGAAAAAACTTGTATTCTTAGGCTCTCCATCG GTTTCTGCTTCTGTTCTCGACAATCTTCTAGATGCTTCTTCTACTCCTGATTCATTATTCGAG GTTTCAGCAATTGTTACACAACCAGCTTCAGGAAGAGATAGGGGACGAAAGGTGATGCCGTCACCTGTTGCGCAGCATGCTCTTGATAGAGGTTTCCCTCCTCATCTTATATTCACACCTGTTAAAGCCACCGAG GAAGCATTTTTGTCTGACTTTAGTGCAATTGAGCCAGAACTTTGCATCACTGCAGCATATGGAAATATATTGCCCACCAAGTTTTTGAAGATTCCATCTTTAG GGACTGTCAATATACACCCAAGTTTGCTGCCTTTATACCGTGGAGCGTCTCCTGTTCAAAGAGCTTTGCAG GATGGAGTTAAAGAAAGTGGTGTATCATTGGCATTCACTGTCCGGGCATTGGATGCTGGACCCATTATTGCATTCCAAAAATGGGATATAGATGACCATATTAAG GCTCCAGAATTGCTTGATCTGCTATTTGCAAAAG GTTCTGAACTTTTGCTTCAACAACTTCCCTCTATATTTGATGGTTCGGCAAGGACAAAAGCTCGAGAACAAGATGACTCAAAAGCTACTTTGGCTCCCAAG ATAAATCAAGAGGAGTCTTGGTTATCATTTGACCAAGAAGCTACAACTCTACACAATAAG GTGCGGGCTTTTGCAGGTTGGCCTGGAACCCGAGCCAAATTTCTTGTAATTGATGAGAAGAGCGATAAAAACACTGAGCTTGAGCTCAAAGTTATAACTTCTAGAGTTTATGAAAAGGGTAATGATAACAAAGATGATGAAGTGACCTTCACGAAAGGGTCATTGATCGTACTATGTGGCGGTCACACGGCACTTGAG